CAACATGCCTTGCGCCATGGCGTAATCAACCGCCCCGAATAAATTCTGAAAACTCGGGTTCTGTTCATAGATAACCGGCGCACCACCGTGTACATCCCGTTCCTCCAACAGATTGGGAAGGAATTTCCGTTCCAACTTGCGACGGAACTTGCGGTCATCCGGGTCCTCATCCTCCTCATTGGCGAGAATTTCCAGCAAGGTGTCTGCGATATGTTCTTTAACGTTTTTCAGGTACTTCTGGACACCCAGATGGCTACCCCACTCACGGCCCAACTCCTTTAACAAGGGTTTGACCACCTGATCAATGGTGGCGTATTTGAGTTCGCGCAACTGATCGACTGCCTCGCGCTTCCAGAGAGGAAGCTCCAACAGTTGCTCGGTTAAGCGTTCTTCCAACTCGGCCAAAAGGCGGTAAAAATGCTCCCGCTCCTCCTCTGACAAGGCAGCAAACTGGGCGTCATCAATAGCCTGGCCATCCACCAGCGGGGCAAAAGTGACATTGCCCTCCTCCTCGTACAGGCCCACATTGTTAGCCAACGCCAATTGCTCCACGCCGGCAATTGCCTCTTCGTAACGACGCTGAAAATGGCGGTCGATTTGTTTCTTCTTGCGCTGGTAGGCCGGGTTTTCGAATACCTCAGGGAACAACGCAATGAGCTCATCAATAAACCGGTTGATCCGGGTGATCAGCTGTTTGCCCTCACCGGGGTTAAGCCAAAGCGCGAGCGGCGCATGGGGATTGTCAAAATTGTTGATATAACACCACTCGGCGCCGGCTGGCAGATTGGCAGCGTGGGCCTCCAGGGATTGCTTGATCAGCGTTCGCCGCCCGGTGCCGGATTCACCTACCGCGAAGATATTGAAGCCCTGGATGTCCATAGATAGCCCGAACTCAAGCGCCTCCCGCGCCCGCTGGTGCCCAATGACCCTGAGATCCGCCGGCTCGGTTTCCGGCTGTGCTCCACACAGGGAAGGCGTTATGGTTCGTCCTAATTGTTCAGGTGTCAGGAGGCACTGCTGCTTAGCCTTCGACATGGGGCATCCTTATGCGATCACAATAGCCTAAGCATACACCCATCAAGGGCCAGCTTGGCAAGCCCGGCCCCAACAGCACCATTGCACGCTAAGTGTTTATTTTTTAACCCATTTTCATCATTTCATTGATGTAAGTCCGGGTGCCAAGAAGCCTTGCTTTCGCCCCGACCTTTGTGTAGAGTTGCGCCCTCTTTGACAAGGGCCCCATCCGGCCTGGTCAGACATCTTCGGTGAGGTGTCCGAGTGGTCGAAGGAGCACGCCTGGAAAGTGTGTATATCGAAAGGTATCGAGGGTTCGAATCCCTCCCTCACCGCCATATAAAAAAAGGCCCGCCTGCAAAGGCGGGCCTTTTTTTATATGGCGGTGAGGGCGTGATAAGAAACCTCGCAGGGTTCGACTGATTCGCCCGGAGCGAATCAGAGCAGCGGCAACCGCCGCTGGGGCGAAGCCCAGAGCCCACCCTCAAAAATCACCAGGACTGAAAGAAATCCCCAGCATCCAGTGAAGGGGCCTCTCTGAAGCCAGATTCCGGTGTTCCCAAATACAAAAAACCGACAATCTGATCGTCCTCCGCGAGGCCTAATGCCTTATGCAAAGGCCGGCTGAAAGCCAGATCGCCCGTGCGCCAGTAGGCTCCCACACCCAGCGCATAAGCGGCGCTGAGCATGTTTTGTACAGCACATCCCGCAGAAATGAGCTGTTCATCACGTGGCACTTTCGGGTGATCCACGATTCTGGCAACGGCAATGGTCACCATCGGCGCGCGCAATGGCATCGCGCGAAATCGCTCCTGCTGGGCTTCGCTGAGTCCAGGATCACTTTCCAATGCGGCCTGGCAAAACAGATCGCCCAGGGCACTCAACCGATCACCACTGACCTCA
This region of Simiduia agarivorans SA1 = DSM 21679 genomic DNA includes:
- a CDS encoding nitroreductase family protein; the encoded protein is MDAIRALTQRVSVGKLKAPAPDDKQLDALRRAALRAADHANLRPWRFLEVSGDRLSALGDLFCQAALESDPGLSEAQQERFRAMPLRAPMVTIAVARIVDHPKVPRDEQLISAGCAVQNMLSAAYALGVGAYWRTGDLAFSRPLHKALGLAEDDQIVGFLYLGTPESGFREAPSLDAGDFFQSW